A genomic stretch from Falco naumanni isolate bFalNau1 chromosome 4, bFalNau1.pat, whole genome shotgun sequence includes:
- the LOC121087185 gene encoding late histone H2B.L4, giving the protein MSAEAGKKHGHTSASGDKKPKRKPKRKENYSLYIYKVLKQVHPDTGISSKAMSIMNSFINDIFERLASEASHLAQYTCRSTITSREVQTAVRLLLPGELAKHAVSEGTKAVTKYTSSK; this is encoded by the exons ATGAGTGCAGAAGCTGGGAAGAAGCATGGTCATACTTCAGCTTCTGGGGACAAGAAGCCTAAAAGGAAGCCTAAGAGGAAGGAAAACTATTCACTCTATATCTACAAAGTACTGAAGCAG GTGCATCCGGACACTGGCATCTCCTCTAAGGCCATGAGCATCATGAACTCCTTCATCAACGATATCTTTGAGCGGCTGGCCTCAGAGGCCTCACACCTGGCGCAGTACACCTGCCGCTCCACCATCACCAGCCGCGAGGTGCAGACGGCCGTGCGGCTCCTGCTGCCCGGTGAGCTGGCCAAGCACGCCGTCTCCGAGGGTACCAAGGCCGTCACCAAGTACACCAGCAGCAAGTGA